Proteins encoded together in one Plutella xylostella chromosome 17, ilPluXylo3.1, whole genome shotgun sequence window:
- the LOC105394667 gene encoding ubiquitin carboxyl-terminal hydrolase 7, with the protein MIEAASASVENATTTTTIPNIINDDNDIARPEATFRFTVENVSQLKEQVLSPPTYVRCLPWKILVLTRNTTTADRQQQKALGIFLQCNGDCDSSGWSCYGMGELKLVSHKPDIPDYSRKLHHMFHYKEDDWGYTHFILWKDLMNPDNGFIKDDSITIEAHVTAEAPHGVCWDSKKHTGYVGLKNQGATCYMNSLLQTLFFTNILRKAVYKMPTVGDDSSRSVAFALQRVFYDLQFSEKPVATKKLTKSFGWETLDSFMQHDVQEFLRVLLDKLESKMKGTIVEGTVPKLFGGKMTSFIKCKNVNCSSTRVETFYDIQLTVKGMKNIYESFNDYISTELLEGDNKYDAGEHGLQDAEKGVRFDVFPPVLHLHLMRFQYDPQTDNSVKFNDKFEFFEEINLDPYLQEAAVPAQSPAQYTLHAVLVHSGDNHGGHYVVFINPRGDGKWCKFDDDVVSRCSAREAVEYNYGGQEDAPHLPRRATSAYMLIYIQTSQLKHVLQEVSAADIPADLSDRITQEMRYEMKPLFRISGGRKIRCRKVKSDTSVSSSKYVKIFSALKQLFTLQAVAGSKFKGR; encoded by the exons ATGATAGAAGCAGCGAGTGCAAGCGTGGAAAATGCCACAACCACTACCACTATACCA AACATAATAAACGATGACAACGACATCGCCCGGCCGGAAGCCACGTTCCGATTCACAGTGGAAAATGTGAGCCAACTGAAAGAGCAGGTTCTGTCACCGCCCACCTACGTGCGGTGTCTGCCGTGGAAGATCCTGGTGCTGACGCGCAACACCACCACCGCTGACCGGCAGCAGCAGAAGGCTCTGGGCATCTTCCTGCAGTGCAACGGAGACTGCGACTCTTCAGGGTGGTCGTGCTACGGCATGGGCGAGCTCAAACTCGTGTCGCACAAGCCAGACATACCAGACTACTCCAGGAAACTACACCACATGTTCCACTA CAAAGAAGACGACTGGGGCTACACTCACTTCATACTGTGGAAAGACCTGATGAACCCAGACAATGGCTTCATCAAGGACGACTCCATCACGATCGAGGCTCACGTCACCGCTGAGGCGCCGCACGGGGTCTGCTGGGACTCCAAGAAGCATACaggatatgtag GGTTGAAGAACCAGGGCGCGACGTGCTACATGAACTCACTGCTGCAGACGCTATTCTTCACCAACATCCTTCGCAAAGCGGTGTATAAGATGCCGACAGTAGGCGATGACAGCTCGCGTTCTGTCGCCTTCGCCTTGCAGAGAGTTTTTTACGACCTGCAGTTCTCAGAAAAGCCGGTGGCGACGAAAAAGCTGACCAAGAGTTTTGGATGGGAGACCCTCGACTCTTTCATGCAACATGATGTTCAAGAGTTTTTACGG GTGTTACTTGATAAGTTAGAAAGTAAAATGAAAGGAACTATAGTGGAAGGAACGGTACCAAAGCTGTTCGGTGGGAAAATGACGTCATTCATCAAATGCAAGAATGTAAATTGTTCAAGTACTAGAGTGGAAACCTTCTACGATATCCAACTGACAGTCAAAGGAATGAAAAACA TCTACGAGTCGTTCAACGACTACATCAGCACGGAGCTGCTAGAGGGAGACAACAAGTACGACGCGGGCGAGCACGGGCTGCAGGACGCGGAGAAGGGGGTTCGCTTCGACGTGTTCCCTCCCGTGCTGCATCTGCACCTCATGAGGTTCCAGTACGACCCGCAGACCGACAACTCGGTCAAGTTCAATGATAA ATTCGAGTTCTTCGAGGAGATAAACCTGGACCCGTACCTCCAAGAAGCGGCGGTGCCAGCACAGTCCCCCGCACAGTATACCCTCCACGCCGTGCTAGTGCACTCGGGCGACAACCACGGTGGACACTACGTCGTGTTCATCAACCCCAGGGGAGATGGCAAG TGGTGCAAGTTCGACGACGACGTGGTGTCCCGCTGCTCTGCGCGCGAGGCCGTGGAGTACAACTACGGCGGGCAGGAGGACGCGCCGCACCTGCCCCGCCGCGCCACCAGCGCCTACATGCTTATTTATATACA AACCTCCCAGCTCAAGCACGTGCTGCAGGAGGTGTCAGCAGCTGACATCCCCGCGGACCTCAGCGACCGCATCACACAGGAAATGCGATACGAGATG AAACCCCTGTTCCGTATTTCAGGCGGCAGAAAAATAAGATGCAGGAAAGTAAAATCTGACACCTCAGTGAGCTCGTCCAAGTATGTGAAGATATTCAGCGCACTAAAACAGTTGTTCACTTTGCAGGCCGTAGCCGGCTCTAAGTTTAAGGGAAGATAG